AAGGGCGCGGTGATAAGTCATATGCGGCGTGTCCAGAAATCACCGGACCTGGTGATATCGTACTTCAACGGCGAAACGACGAAATACGCGGCTTGATACATATATAATAATGTCTATATTATTATGAGACGGTTAATAAGTTCATTGGCCACCTGCCAATCCTCATCAGCGCCTTCCCGCCAATGCTTTATCTGCTTGTTGATGTCTATCATTTGCGTCTGTCCCCCTAAACCTCCATCTCCCCTTCGAATACCTGCGTGGCGGGGCCGGTCATATACACCCGGTTGTCCTTCCCCCATTCTATCTTCAACGTTCCGCCGGGCAAGTCCACACGAACCTTGCGCCCGGTCTTGCCGTTCAACGCGCAGGCAACGCCCACGGCGCAGGCGCCTGTGCCGCAGGCGAGCGTCACTCCGCTCCCCCGCTCCCACACACGCACCTTCACATGGTCCTTCCCCACCACCTCCACGAACTCCACGTTCGTGCGCCTCGGGAAATCCGCGTGGTTTTCCAGCGCCGGGCCTTCCTTTTCAAGCGCCACCGCGTCTGCGTTGTCCGTGAATATTATGCAGTGGGGATTGCCCATGGAGACCGCCGTTATGCGGTACGTCCTGCCGTTGGCCTCGTGCGCCCTGTTTATCACACGCCCTTCAAACCGGGTAGGCACAAGCGGCCCATCGAGCACGGGCTCCCCCATGTCCACCTGGATAAGCCTGGCGCCGACGACCTTGGGCCGTATGATCCCCGCCAATGTCTCAACGTCCAACGACTTCTTCTTTTTAATCACCTTTTCGCCCCGGTCCCAAAGGTATTTCGCGAAGCAGCGGATGCCGTTGCCGCACATCTCCACTTCGCTTCCGTCGGCGTTGAATATGCGCATCCGGTAATCGACCTTCCTTGACGGCTCGATGGTGAGAATCTGGTCGCACCCAACGCCGAAGCGCCGGTCGCATATCAGCTTGGCCTTCTTCGCGAGGCTGGGGACCTTTTGCTTTCGCAGGTCTATCACCACAAAGTCGTTCCCAAGCCCGTGCATCTTGGTGAATTTTATCTTCGCCATGGCCGCCTCAGGACGCAAGCCACGCGGGGATACTCTCGCCGCGCACAAGGTCTTCCATCGTCTCGCGCTGGCGGATCACCTCATACTTGCCGCCGTTGACCAGCACCTCCGCCACCCGCCGCCGGGAATTGTAGTTGGACGACATGGTGAACCCATACGCCCCCGCGCTCATCACCGCCACAAGCTCGCCTTGCTTGAACAAAGGCAGCACCCGGTCTTTGGCAAGAAAATCGCCGGACTCGCAGATCGGCCCCACCACGTCGGCGGACACCTTCTTGCGTTCGCCCACCTCCGCGTTCACCGGCATCATCCCGTGGAAACTGCCATACAGGCTCGGGCGGGCCAGGTCGTTCATCCCAGCGTCCACCACGAAGAAGGTCTTTCCCTCGTTGTGCTTGGTGTAAAGCACCCGTGTCACCAGCGCCCCGGCGTTCCCCACCAACACCCTGCCCGGCTCGAAAATTATCGTGCAGCCGGTGTCCTTTAAAATCGGCGCGATGCGGTCCGCCAGTTCCTTGGGCAATGGCGGAGCCTCGTCCTTGTACGTGATGCCAAGCCCGCCGCCGATATCTATATACTTTATTTCGATCCCTTCCTCGCGAAGCTGGCGCACAAGCTCCACGGTCTTTTCCAGCGCGTCCACAAAGGGGGATATCTGGGTGATCTGCGACCCGATGTGCTTGTGTATGCCGACAATCCCGATATTGGAAAGGTTTCTCGCCTGCTTATACTCCTCCACCGCCGTGGCGTAGCTTATGCCGAACTTGTTCTGCTTTAGCCCCGTGGATATGTATGGATGGGTCTTCGCGTCCACGTCCGGATTCACCCGCAGGGCCACCCGAGCCTTCACCCCAAGCTGGGCCGCCACCGCGTCTATCGCCACAAGCTCCTGGGAGGACTCCACGTTGAACATCAATATCCCCGCCTCCAGGGCCTGGCGTATCTCGTCGCGCGTCTTGCCGACGCCGGCGTAAACTATCCTGTCGGCCGGCACTCCGGCGCGTATGGCCCGGTAAAGCTCTCCGCCGGAAACGATGTCCGCCCCGCCCCCTTCCTTGGAGAAAAGGCGCAGGACTGCCATGTTGGAGTTGGCCTTCACCGCAAAGCAGATAAGGTGCGGGATGGACGCAAAGGCCTTGTCGAACACGTTGAAGTGCCGCTTGAGCGTTGCGGCGCTGTAACAATAGAACGGAGTCCCCACCTCCTCCGCTATTTTGGAGAGCGGGACATCCTCGCAATGATACTCGCCGTTCTTATAATCGAAATGGTGCATGTTTACCTTGTTGTCCATCAATGGTTATTGTAACAATTTATTCAGCCCCGTCCACCGTCCGGGGAGTTAAATTCTGTGGGAATGACGCATTATTGTCAATAGCGGCGCGGCGCTTGCCGGAAAAGCCGCCGCAACCTCCCTTGTGTTGGAGGCCGCCTGCAATTAAAATGGATCAGAGCGCATAATATATGGTGATGGAAAATCTTCTTTCGGACGGGGCGGGCAGGCGGATCGAATATCTGCGGATATCGGTGACGGACCGGTGCGACCTGAAATGCGCCTACTGCATGCCCCCCGGCGGATCAGAGCATGCCCCGGCCTGCGACATCATGCCCCTGCGGGATTTCCTCCGGCTCGCGGAGATATTCGCCCGGCTGGGGATACGCAAGATACGCGTCACCGGGGGCGAGCCGCTTTTACGCAGAGGGGTCGCCGGATTTATCGGGCAACTAAAGCAAATCTCCGGAATCGGGCAGCTGGCCCTCACCACCAACGGGATAAACCTTTCCCGGATGGCCGGGAGGATCAGGGAAGCTGGCGTTTCCAAAATAAACATAAGCCTGGATTCGCTGCGGCGCGAGAGGTATGAGCAAATAACGGGGCGCGACGGATTTTCCAACGTGATGGAAGGTGTCCAGGCGGCCATGGGCGCGGGATTCGATTCGGTGAAGATCAACGTTGTGGCGATCAAAGGGGTGAACGACGACGAAATCGAGGACTTCGCCGCCTTCACACGCTCGATGAAACTCCAGGTCCGGTTCATAGAATTCATGCCGGCCAGCCGCTCTGTGTGGAGCGAGGAAAAGTTCATCCCGGTTTCTTCCATAATGGAGCAAGTGGGCGCCATGGGAAAGCTGATCCCTTGCGCCAAATCCCAATGGGGCGGCCCGGCGCAGGTGTACCGGCTTGAGAGGGCCGTTGGCGAGATAGGCTTTATCTCGGCGGTCAGCCGTCATTTCTGCGGGGAGTGCAACAGGCTGAGGCTTACCTCCACCGGGAAATTGATGACATGCCTTTTCGGCGCCGACGACTTGGACTTGCGGGGGATGATGGAATCGGGAGCCGATGACGCGGCAATCGCCACGGCGATACGGGATGCGGTGGCGCGCAAGAACCCGGTGAGGTCCTTGCCTGCCTGCGCCGATGATTTTGCGGCGCGCCCTTCCATGACATGCGTGGGGGGATAAGGCGACATGGCGGCCAATCCCGAATGGACAGATGAAGCGCGAAAGACTCTGGAGCGCGTCCCGTTTTTCGCCCGATCCATCGCAAAGAAGATGATAGAAGAGTACGCCGCCGAAAAAGGGGCGCGGGAAGTGACCCCCGAGATCATGCGTGAAGCGCGCGCCAAGTTCGGAATGTGACCGCGCCATGAGCCGAACCGCCCTGTTGACCGCCGCAATCGCCATCCTGCTCTCCCCTGCTCCAAAGGCAACGGGACAGGAAATGCCGGAATTCAAATTGACCGGCTCCATGGCCACTTCTTCAGTAAAACCCGGCGGCGCGGCGCGGGGGGAAATCACGGTGGAAATCCCCGAAGGGTGGCACTTCTATGCTCCCGGTGTTGAGAAATACAAAAAACTGGACATCAAAGCCACCGAAGGCCCGTTGGAAGGGGTGAAGTTCACCTACCCGCAAGGCGAAATGGCGACGTTGGTGGACGAAAAAGTCCCCGTGTATCAAGGCAAGGTGACTGTTAAATTTGAAGGGAAAGCGGCTTCCGCCAAGCCCGGCGCGGTTGTGTTCCGTCCGGTGATATCGTGGCAGGCGTGCTCCGCAAACATATGCCTTCCGCCCGAATCACGGGAGGTGGAGATAAAGTTTACGGTCCGGTGACACCTCCGGCCGGAGCGGTGTTATTTGGCTGCTGTCCGGGGTGTTGTAGCGCGCAAGCGCGTCACCCCGGACTTTCCTGTTCAACTGGTCCGGGGCTTACTGGCCGCAAACGCGCTGGTCGCCTCTTAACGCTTCCCCGTGGTCGCTGACCACGGTTCCTTTGGAGCGCGGGCGTCCCGCCCGCAACAAGGTAATGGAGCCTCGAAGGCTTCATTACCTTGAAAAGAACACGCGATAATTAAAAGAGCGTTTTTCACCATAGAGCTTCCGTATCTTCCTTCCCGACGCCGCCATCGAAGCGGCGTCAGGAAGATGCGGGCAAGATGCCCGCGCTCCCGGGTAGGGGCGGGTTTGAAACCCGCCCCTACGGGGGCGGTTCGCGTCCCGGTGGCAATTGCCGGGGGAACGCCGCCGCTACATGACAATCCGTGGTCAACCCGCCTGCGCCGGAATGCTGATGGTAAACTCGCTCCCCTTGCCCGGTTCGCTTTCCACCGCCACCTTGCCTCGGTGGGCGAGGACCACGTGCTTGACGATGGAGAGCCCAAGCCCGGTGCCGCCGGCCTTCCGGGAACGGGCCGTGTCCACCCGGTAAAACCTTTCGAAAATGCGGTCCAGATGCTGTTTCTCGATCCCGCATCCTTCGTCGCGCACGCGGATGAGCGTCCAGCCGCCGTCCACCGCGGCGCTCACGCGCACCGCGGAGCCTTCCTCGCTGTAGTTGATGGCGTTGTTCACAAGGTTGGAGATGGCGCTTTCCAGCAGCGGCCCGTTGACGGACACCTCTATGGACGGATCGCATTGCGTCTCCACCCTGATCTTCTTCTCCTCCGCCTTGCGCGAAAGCCCCTCCACCGCCTTATTTATCACGCTAAACAGCGGCTGGTCCGCAAGCTCGATCGCCTCCCCTTTCTCAAGGCTGGACAGGGTGAGCAGGTCTTCTATGATCGCGGAAAGCCTGCTGGCGTGCTTGTTTATTATCTCCAGGAACCTCCGGGACTTTTCCGGCTCCTCAATGGCGCCGTTTAGCAACGTCTCCACAAAGCCACGAATGGAGGTGATGGGGGTGCGAAGCTCGTGGGAGACGTTGGAGGCGAAGTCCCTGCGGATATTCTCAAGGCGGCGAAGCTGGGTGATATCGTTTAGCGCCACAACTATCCCGATGAATTCACCCGCCGCGTTGAACATGGGGCTCCTGACGGCCATGGCGATTATCTCTTTGGGGGACTTAAGCTTGATCTCCCGCTCCGAATTGTCCCGTGCGGCAAGCCCCTCTTCCATAAAACCCAGAAGCTCCCCTTGGGGGCAGACGGCGGAGGCCGGTTTCCCCTCGGCGGACACCCGGGCTATGCCCAGCATCTCCCGGGCCTTGCGGTTGACCTTGAGGATCGTCCCGTTTTCGTCCACCGCCAGGATCCCCTCTTTCATGCAAGAGAGGATCGCCTCGCTTCTCTGGATTTCTATGTCCAGGCTCTTGCGCAAAACGCCGATCTGTGGGGATTCGAGGCTGTATTGATCGTCCATGGGCGTCCTAAATGTCAAACCGGTAGCCGACGCCGCGCACGGTGATTATCTTCGAGCTTAGCGACTTGAGTTTTTTCCGTATAGCCGCCATATGTACGTCCACCGACCTGTCTGTGACGGTTATTTCGCCGCCGCGTATCTCGGAAACGATCTGCTGGCGGGTGAGCACTCCGCCGCGCCGCCGGAGCAACGCGTCGAGTATGGCGAATTCGGAGAAGGTCAGGTCGAGCGCCTCTCCATTTAACGTGGCCTCGTGGCGTTCCTTGTCCAGCTTCAGGCCCCCCACCTCGATTTTGCCCCCCTTGAGGGGCGAGCTGATCCGCCGCAAGGCCGCGTCCACCCTGGCCAGAAGCACGTTGACGGAAAAAGGTTTTATCACATAGTCGTCCGCCCCCAGGGTGAGTCCCTTTATCACGTCCTCCTCCTCCCC
This portion of the Nitrospinota bacterium genome encodes:
- a CDS encoding diaminopimelate epimerase, which produces MKFTKMHGLGNDFVVIDLRKQKVPSLAKKAKLICDRRFGVGCDQILTIEPSRKVDYRMRIFNADGSEVEMCGNGIRCFAKYLWDRGEKVIKKKKSLDVETLAGIIRPKVVGARLIQVDMGEPVLDGPLVPTRFEGRVINRAHEANGRTYRITAVSMGNPHCIIFTDNADAVALEKEGPALENHADFPRRTNVEFVEVVGKDHVKVRVWERGSGVTLACGTGACAVGVACALNGKTGRKVRVDLPGGTLKIEWGKDNRVYMTGPATQVFEGEMEV
- the lysA gene encoding diaminopimelate decarboxylase; translation: MHHFDYKNGEYHCEDVPLSKIAEEVGTPFYCYSAATLKRHFNVFDKAFASIPHLICFAVKANSNMAVLRLFSKEGGGADIVSGGELYRAIRAGVPADRIVYAGVGKTRDEIRQALEAGILMFNVESSQELVAIDAVAAQLGVKARVALRVNPDVDAKTHPYISTGLKQNKFGISYATAVEEYKQARNLSNIGIVGIHKHIGSQITQISPFVDALEKTVELVRQLREEGIEIKYIDIGGGLGITYKDEAPPLPKELADRIAPILKDTGCTIIFEPGRVLVGNAGALVTRVLYTKHNEGKTFFVVDAGMNDLARPSLYGSFHGMMPVNAEVGERKKVSADVVGPICESGDFLAKDRVLPLFKQGELVAVMSAGAYGFTMSSNYNSRRRVAEVLVNGGKYEVIRQRETMEDLVRGESIPAWLAS
- the moaA gene encoding GTP 3',8-cyclase MoaA: MENLLSDGAGRRIEYLRISVTDRCDLKCAYCMPPGGSEHAPACDIMPLRDFLRLAEIFARLGIRKIRVTGGEPLLRRGVAGFIGQLKQISGIGQLALTTNGINLSRMAGRIREAGVSKINISLDSLRRERYEQITGRDGFSNVMEGVQAAMGAGFDSVKINVVAIKGVNDDEIEDFAAFTRSMKLQVRFIEFMPASRSVWSEEKFIPVSSIMEQVGAMGKLIPCAKSQWGGPAQVYRLERAVGEIGFISAVSRHFCGECNRLRLTSTGKLMTCLFGADDLDLRGMMESGADDAAIATAIRDAVARKNPVRSLPACADDFAARPSMTCVGG
- a CDS encoding PCP reductase family protein is translated as MAANPEWTDEARKTLERVPFFARSIAKKMIEEYAAEKGAREVTPEIMREARAKFGM
- a CDS encoding PAS domain S-box protein translates to MDDQYSLESPQIGVLRKSLDIEIQRSEAILSCMKEGILAVDENGTILKVNRKAREMLGIARVSAEGKPASAVCPQGELLGFMEEGLAARDNSEREIKLKSPKEIIAMAVRSPMFNAAGEFIGIVVALNDITQLRRLENIRRDFASNVSHELRTPITSIRGFVETLLNGAIEEPEKSRRFLEIINKHASRLSAIIEDLLTLSSLEKGEAIELADQPLFSVINKAVEGLSRKAEEKKIRVETQCDPSIEVSVNGPLLESAISNLVNNAINYSEEGSAVRVSAAVDGGWTLIRVRDEGCGIEKQHLDRIFERFYRVDTARSRKAGGTGLGLSIVKHVVLAHRGKVAVESEPGKGSEFTISIPAQAG
- a CDS encoding response regulator transcription factor; the protein is MLLDILLPGLSGFETLKRLRSGIKTASIPIVMVSAKGEEEDVIKGLTLGADDYVIKPFSVNVLLARVDAALRRISSPLKGGKIEVGGLKLDKERHEATLNGEALDLTFSEFAILDALLRRRGGVLTRQQIVSEIRGGEITVTDRSVDVHMAAIRKKLKSLSSKIITVRGVGYRFDI